In Vibrio pomeroyi, the genomic window TGTTAAGCGCAAGAAAAGCCGTTTCTGAAACCGCCATCTCTTCTGCAATCGAAAACATTAATGACTCATCCAGCAACTCTGGAGAAATACAAACACCAGCAGGGTTCCCTTTGAACGCTTGAGTTGTAAATGAATCTACTTGGTATATCTCTAAGTCCACAATGATTCCTTGTGCCGACATGATTTATATATTGTTCACCACAATAAGCACAAACACTCTGTGCCACAAGTCATTAGCCGTGACTTTATCGATACTTTTCAATAAAGAACAGAATACTAAACAAATAGTTATAGAACACCTTATGGTTAAAAAGAAAGACAATGAACCAGAGATAAGCTTGAGAAGCATACCAAATGACAAACGCTATCTAACTCTTTGTACTGAATTAATAAATCTTGGGTTATGTCTCTTTTATCTCTTAGTCTCAAAGATGAGCACTAGTGATTCGCATGCAATGCATTAGGTTGTACTAAAATAAGAAGCGTAAATTTGAAGCATGTCGCAATTTTTGGGCTACGATTTAGTTAAGCAAGACAGGAAAGGAATCCGTCAGTGAAAGCATTTTATGTTTCAGTTCTAGCGTCATCATCCTTTTTAGCTAGCACCGCCTACAGCCAACAGAATGAAATCTATCTCTACAACTGGGATGAGTTTCTGTCTGACAGTGTGATTGAGAAACTCAACGATACCTACGGGATTTCTCTCAAGCAGCAATATTTTTCTAACGAGTCCATTCGTGATGAAGTGCTATTGAGTGAACGACGAGGTGCGTTTGAATTGGTTGTCATTGAAAGTATGAAACTGAAAGCACTGGCTAAGCAGAACTTATTCCACAACCTGGGTGACTTACAGCAATCCCTTTCAAGTAACTTTGACTCAAGATGGGTGGACGGATGTGGCGAATATGGCATCCCCTACGCTTGGGGGACATCCGGCATCTTATATCGAAGCGGAAAAGTTGAGACGCCCAAGTCTTGGGGTGCCCTTTTAGATCCTGAAACCAAAACCAGCGGTCGAATCAGCATGTATTATGAACCCACTGATTTGGTGAGTGCTGCGCTGCTGATGAATCAATTTGAGCCATTTACCAACAACGAACAAGAACTCCGAGTCGCTTACAAAACGCTACAAGCACAGAAGCCTCACCTTGAAAGTAATGAATACGTTGTCGATTATATTCGTCACCCCGAACACTTAGCCAACATCGACCTCGCCTACGGGTACTCTGGCGACAGCTACATACTGAATGACATCGACCCAGATCCAACATGGGCTTACATCGTTCCTGAAGAAGGGACAACGTTGTGGCTAGAGTGTATTGCGGCAATCAACAACGGTGAATTATCTCAACAAGCCACCACGATTTTATCTTTCTTATCACAGCCTGAAATCGCCGCTCAAAACGCCATGGATTCTTGGTTTGCGACACCCAACTCAAAAGCAAGAGCGCTCACTTCTCAAGAATATCAAAACGATCCTGAGCTTTTTCCTAACCAAGAGGTACTAGAACGTAGTTATCTATATCAGCCACTTGAACTCAACAGTATTCAAATTCGTAACCGTATCGTCGATAGTTTGAGATAGTCAATGCCAGTACTCAAGAAGCTCTATTTTGTGCTCATGCCAACGCTATTATTTGCATTTACAATAGTGGGGGTTATCACCTACAACTTCGCCTCAAACCATGTGAAGCACATGTATTTAGACGAAGTGCAGTCAGACGTGAATACCGCTTTGGTTGCCGCCGAATATGAACAGCTCGGGCTGTCTCTATTGGTGAAAGATATTGGCTCTTCGCTGCAATTCTTGCGTTATATTCAAAACCCGAGCGACTACACCACCCTATCTTTGTTGGAAAAACGCGTACTTCAGGTTTTAAACCAAAACCTCGTGAATCAATTTGGCCAGCGCAATATTTACATCGTTGACCCTCAGTTCAATCTTACACTCTCGACCTTACGCGCTGACCCATTCGAAGGACTAAAGATCCCCGACAACATCTACGAGCGCGTGTTCGACATTTATACCGCCTTAATCAAACGCGATGAGCTTTCTCATCAGGGCTTCTCTTATGTTTCCATCAGTGGCGAACTCAGATATGCCTATGTCGCGGCTATCGACCCTTATTTACTTCCTCAAGACAAACGCGCGAATGACAGTCAGAATCGATATATGTTGATTGCTGATGGCCCACTTAAACAGCTTTCGAGCTTACTGATCAAGTACAACGATGACGACAACATGCAGCTTTTGATCGAACCAACGGAAGAAGAAGACAGCATTGAAAATACCCAGTTCGTTATCAAGTCATTTGAACAAGGCAAAGAAAGCATCAAGGTTCAAATGACCAGCCGTCATCTACTCGCTCAGGTCAACATTCGAGAACAGAAATTCAACCAAGAGAAAAGCATCATTGCTCAGCAAACCTTCTTTGGTTGTTTAACGACGCTGTTTATTATCATGCTGATC contains:
- a CDS encoding ABC transporter substrate-binding protein; translated protein: MKAFYVSVLASSSFLASTAYSQQNEIYLYNWDEFLSDSVIEKLNDTYGISLKQQYFSNESIRDEVLLSERRGAFELVVIESMKLKALAKQNLFHNLGDLQQSLSSNFDSRWVDGCGEYGIPYAWGTSGILYRSGKVETPKSWGALLDPETKTSGRISMYYEPTDLVSAALLMNQFEPFTNNEQELRVAYKTLQAQKPHLESNEYVVDYIRHPEHLANIDLAYGYSGDSYILNDIDPDPTWAYIVPEEGTTLWLECIAAINNGELSQQATTILSFLSQPEIAAQNAMDSWFATPNSKARALTSQEYQNDPELFPNQEVLERSYLYQPLELNSIQIRNRIVDSLR